One Anatilimnocola floriformis genomic window, CGTGAAGATCGTGGCCGGCGACATTCGCGATGTGCAATTGCTGCGCAATACGTTCGAGCGCAACCAGGTCACGCAAGTCATTCATCTCGCCGCGCACGCCGGTGTTCGCCGCAGCGTCGACGAGCCGATGGAATACACCGACAACAATGTGAACGGCACCACGGCAGTGCTGGAGCAATGCCGCAAACAGCCGCTCGAGCGCGTGGTAATCGCTTCGTCGTCGACCGTGTATGGCAAGCAAGCCACCGTGCCGTTTGTCGAAGACGCGCCGCTCGGCACGCCGGCGAGTCCCTATGGCGCCACGAAGCGGGCCACCGAGTTGCTTGCGCAGACTTATCACGAGTTGCATGGCGTACCTGCCGTTTGCATTCGGCCGTTCAGCGCCATCGGTCCGCGCTTGCGTCCCGATCTGGGCATGAGCATCTTCGCTCGCACCATGCTCGCCGGTGAACCGCTGCCGCTTCTCGGCGATGGCTCGGTTCGTCGCGACTTCACGCATGTGCATGACATTTGCGTCGGCATTGCCTCGGCCCTCACGGCAGATAATGTGGTCGGCGAGTGCATCAACCTCGGCCACGATCAGCCCTGGACGATTCGCGAGTTGATCAACCTGCTCGAGCGCGAGCTCGGGTGTCAGGCGAAGATCAAACACCTGCCGCCGAATGCTGCCGATCTGCCGGCCACCTGCGCCGACCTGACGAAGGCCCGCCGGCTCCTTAATTACGAACCGCGGATCGATCTGGCCCAAGCCGTGCGCGAGTTCGCCGTGTGGTTCCGGCAAGAAGGAGTGTTTGCCCAGCGGTCGTCCAGTTCTTCCGCGCCAGCCGACATTCTTCCCTTTCGCGCTCCGCGTACCGATAAAACGCCTCGCCGCCGAGCTGCGTAACCCACTGCATAGGATCAGCATTGGTTGATCACATGCCTCGTTAGATCATCTTTTCCGCGACATTCTGTCGCGATGCCGCCAATTGGTCGCGTGATCGCTACAAAAGCCCCGTTTCGCGGCCAAATCGCTGTGAATTCGCGGTGAATTCCAGCGAATTCGTGGACATTTTCCCCCTCCGTATTCATAGTGAATCCGGCATTCGCGCAATCCCACAAACCAGCCGCGAAAACAGTCTTACGCACACGAACAGAACACAGAAGGAAGCCTCTCCATGTCATCCACCAAACGTCGCGCTGCCACGGCGCGCCGCCAGACGACCCGCCGTCAATTTTTGCAACTCGAACAGCTCGAAGAACGGTCGGTTCTCGCGGGGAACGTCACCATCATGGAGGCTGGCGGCATTGTGACGATGTTGGGTGACAATGCAGACAACCAAGTCACCGTCACGCTGAGCGGCACGAATGGCGCGGTGATCACGGGCCAAAATGGAACGACCATCACCAACGGCCTGACCGGCGCGAAGGGGAGCACCCAGAATGTCGCCAACTTCGCGACCTTCTTGAACGTGAATATGCTGGGCGGCAACGACTCGCTGACGTTCAACGGTTCGACCACGCAGCAGCTGCGAGTATCGAGCGCCAGCCTGATCAACTTGGGCGAAGGGAACGATACCCTGCGCTTCAACAACTTCTCGGCCGCGGGCGGCTTGATTGTGTACGGCGGCGGCGGCGACGACACCGTGGAAGGTTTGAAGAGCACCGACTCGACCGTCAACGGTGGTCTACGGGTGAACGGCGTCACGGTGCTGAACCTGGGCAACGGCAACGACAACCTCACGCTTCGCAACTCGGCGTTCAACAAGTCGTTCGTGGCCGATGGCGGCCTGGGGAACGACAAGTTCGATTTCACGAACAACGAGTTCCGCAATTTCACCAGCATCTCGGGTAGCCTCGGGAACGACTCGTTCAACAACTCCGGCAACACCTACACCCTGCCGCCGTTCGTCACCGGCATGGAAACCACCACGACGGCTCAGCCGCCAGTCGCAGTGGCCGACAGCGCGACGGTCGCCGAAGGCGGCAGCACTGTTATCAATGTGCTCACTAACGACACCGCTCCGGTCGGCAGCACGATTGTGCCGGGTAGCGTCGCCATCGTCACTCAACCGACTCGCGGCACGGTCAGCGTGAATACCACGACCGGCGCCATCACCTACACTCACAACGGCAGCGAGACCACCAGCGACTCGTTCACCTACCGCGTGACGGCTGCCAATGGCGCTGTGTCGGCTCCGGCTACGGTCAGTCTCACGGTGACTCCGGTCAACGATGCTCCGGTTGCTGTCGCCGATGCCTACACGGTCAACGAAGGTTCGACCACCACGTTGAACCTGGCTCAGAACGACACCGACGTCGACAGCCAACTGAACCTCGCCTCGATCGTCATCACGCAACAGCCGACCAACGGCACCGTGACCGTGAACAACGATGGCACGGTAACGTATGTCGCCAATGTCGGCACCGCGACCAGCGATTCGTTCCAATACACCATCGCCGATCAAGGCGTGGCTCCCAACGGCGGCGCTGTTTCGCAGCCAGCCACGGTCACGATCACGCTGACCCAGGTCGCCAACGCTCCGACGATCAGCGCGATCGACGACCTCACCACCAACGAAGATACCGCCACTGCCGCGATTCCCTTCACGGTGGGTGATGCCGAAACGCCGGTTGCCAATCTGACGGTCACCGCTGTCTCGGACAACGCCACCCTCGTGCCGAACAACGCCGCTAACATCACGCTCGGCGGTAGCGGCAGCGCTCGGACGATTGTGATCACTCCCGCCGCCAATCAATCCGGCACGGCCACCATCACCGTGACGGTAACCGATGGCGACAATCAAACGGCCACGGAAACCTTCGTCGTGACGGTCGCGCCGATCAACGATGCTCCGACCATCACCGGTGCTGCCGACATCACCACGCTGGAAGACACTGCCACGGCTGCCCAGACGATCACGGTTGGCGACATCGAAACCGCTGCTGCTGATCTGACGGTGTCGGCTACCTCAAGCGATGTCAACGTCGTCGCCAACAACGGTATCGCGATCACCGGCAGTGGCGCAACTCGTCAAGTCGTGGTCACTCCCGTCGCCAACGCCTTCGGCACGTCGACCATCACGCTGACTGTTTCCGACGGCACCACAACCTCGCAACAGACGTTTGTCGTGACGGTGACTTCGGTCAACGATGCGCCGACGCTCGCCGCGATCGATCCAGTGACCGTTGCAGTTGGCACGCCGATCGATCCGGTTAACTTGAGCTACAGCGATGTCGAAACGCTGGCCAGCGACCTGGTCTTTTCGGCCACTTCAGACAACACCGATCTGATCACCAATGCTGGCTTGCAATTTGTTGGCAGTGGCGCGACTCGCTCCCTGCAGATCACCCCTGAAGCAGGCGTGACTGGCTCGGCCAATATCACGGTTCGCGTTACGGACGCTGCCGGTGACTTCACCGAGCAGATCTTCACCGTCGTGATCGACTCACCGCCGACGATTAGCGCGATTGCCGATCAAACGGTGACCGGCACTTCCGTGGGCCCGCTCCCCTTCACCATCGGTGACACGCAAACCGCTACCGCCGATCTGACGGTGTCGGCCACCTCGTCGAACACCGATCTCGTCCCTGTCGCGAACATTGTCTTCGGCGGTTCGGAAGCGAATCGCGCAGTGACGGTGACCCCCGTGTCGGGCGTCACTGGCACTTCGACGATCACTGTCACGGTCACCGACGCGAGCGGTTTGACGGCCTCGGAAACGTTCCTGGTCACCGTCCAAGCGGCCAACACGCTGCCGACAATCACTCCCGATCCGATCGCTGACATCAACGTCGACGAAGATGCCCCGATTGCTTCGTTCGTGATCACGGTGAATGACGCGGAGACGGCGGGGAGTGCTTTGGATGTGAGTGCCACGAGCAGCAACACCGCGCTGATTCCGAATAGTGGGATCTCGATCAGCACCACCGGCAACGATCGTACGGTATCGATCACTCCTACTCCCGATGCTTTCGGCACTGCGATCATCACCATCGAAGTGGATGACGGTAACGGCGGCATCACGTCGCGTTCGTTCACCGTGAACATCGCGTCGGTCAACGATGCCCCGGTTGCCGGTTCCACGACCGTCACAGTTTTGGAAGGAAGCACGACGGTGATCGATCTGGGTGCGCTCTCCAGCGACGTCGACAGCGCGCTGAATACTGCCAGTGGCATCGTCGTCACGCCTTCGGCGACTTCGCACGGCACGTTGAACCTCAACGGTGACGGCACGGTGACCTACGTTCACGACGGTAGCGAAACGACCAGCGATTCGTTCACCTACACGATCGCCGACATTCAAGGAAACGTGTCAGCTCCCGCGACGGTGAACATCACCATCACCCCCGTCAACGATGCCCCCGTCGCCGGTGATGACGAGAATGTCGTTTCGTTCGTCGTTGGTTCGTCGATCCCGGTCGCCGTCAGCGGCAATGTGCTGACGAATGACACTGATGTCGACACCGCTCACGCGTTGCTCGCAGTGTCTGCTCAGCAGTCGGGTACGGTCGGCCAAGAGGTCCAGCTGACCTACGGCGACTTGACCATCAACAGCGACGGCTCGTACACCTACACCGTCGATCCAGCCTTGGTGGACCAGATCGTGACCGACGTCGATGAAGTGTTCAGCTACACGGTTTCGGATGGCGATCTGACCGATATCGCCACCCTCACGATTCACCTGCAATTCGTCACGGCCTAGTAAAGACTGCTGGCAGACCGAATAATCGCTACGATTCGCAAACTTGCGTACTCGCAGCAACCATTCGCGGGCCGGAGTTTCTTAAGTGGAACTCCGGCCTTTTTTATGCGCGCATTGCAACTTGCTGTCAGCGCACTCGCGAGTTAGAAGTGAGTCATGCCAACTCATCACTTCACGCAGCCGCTGCGCGGCATTGTTCCTCCGGTCGTCACTCCACTCACCGGGCGCGACCGGCTTGATCGGGACGCGCTCGCGCACTTAGTTGAAAGGATGATCGACGGCGGCGTGGCCGGGCTATTTGTACTCGGCACGACCGGTGAAGCGCCGGCGCTCGATTATCGCTTGCGCTACGAACTAGTCGAAGCAGCTGCAGAACTAATCGCGGGCCGCGTGCCGCTGTTGGTCGGCGTGACCGATCCATCGCTGACGGAATCGCTCGATCTGGCCCGTCACTCTTCCGAATGCGGCGCTGCTGCCATCGTCGCCGCGCCGCCGTATTACTTTCCGCTGCAGCAGCGCGACCTGGTTCGTTACTTCACACTGCTCGCCGATGAATCGCCGCTGCCGGTGTTTCTCTACAACATGCCGGCCTGCGTAAAGATCGACATCAGCCTGGAAACGATCGCCACGTGTACTCGCCACGCCAACATCTGCGGCGTGAAAGACAGCGGCGGCAACCTCGATTATTTCAAACAGCTGCTGACGCTCCGCGAGCAACGTCGCGACTGGACCTTTCTCATCGGCCCCGAACACCTGCTCGCCGAAAGCGTGCTCCTCGGCGGCGACGGCGGCGTGAACGGCGGCGCCAATCTGCATCCCTGCCTCTTCGTCGATTGGTTCGCCGCAGCCGTCGCCCGCGACCTGCCTCGCATCGCCGCCCTCCGCGAGCAAGTTCAACTCCTCGGCCAGATCTACCGCCAGGCGGATGAGTTCATGGCCGTCGTCCGTGGACTGAAGTGCGCGCTATCGATTGCCGGCCTCTGTTCCGATCAACTGTGCGAACCAGTCACCGCCTGCGATGCGACAACTCGCTCGCGGATTGCTGCGATCGTCGAGCAGTTGGGGCTGCTACCCGCAGAAAGTCCTCTCGCCTTAATGCACCGCGGCGAAGCCTGACGCAGTCCACACTCTTCGCCACCGTAGCAGTCTTGAGCCCGCGCGGTGGAATATATAACAGGTTTTTGAATTTCGCGCGATTCCGACAAGCTATTGGCAGGCAACGCCTTACGGCAAAACAAGGCCGTTATATCGCCCCCAGCCTATAACCTTTTTATAACCAGCGACGATCTTTCGCACGCGATTCAATCGATCGCGCCGCAGTGCTCCCTTCAACACCGATCGGCTCCTCTCAGCGCGCACCGGTAGCGCCGCGACAACTGTCGCTTTCAAAAAACATCAACCAAAGTGACAAAGATCACGCGTCAATTAAATACGCATGTAGTGACAACTTAGGTCAGAGATACGCACTGAATGTGACCCTTCACGCTGTCGCTGATTTTGGGAGGGCGAGGCTCCCGCCGAGCCGCGCCGGTCGAAAGCAGTCGCTAGCGGCCTTCGCAATTCCACCTCGGCGGCTCGGCAGGAGCCTCGCCCTCCCGTCGCTCACTCACGCGTCGGGCTTCCTGTTCGTTGCTGCGCAACGAAATCAAAATGCCGGGCGCAGCGAGGTAGAGGTAGCCCGACGCGTAAGCGAGGAAGAAGCGGGTACAACCGTGCCAGTGTGAATGGACCAAAAAATCTCAGCGGGCCAGCGGGTCGTCGTTAATCCAGGCTCAACGAATGCTTCGCCTCAACATTAATCATCCGCCGCATCCCCGTCCTTGATCACAAACCGCGCCTTCAGCCGTGCAACTTCCGTTGCCAGGCCAGCGAGCGCAACGCTGCGAAGAACTTCTTCGAAATCCTTGTAAGCAGCCGGCGCTTCGTCCTTCGGATAGGAGCGGCAGTTAGTCAGGATGTCAGCGGCGTCGAACGATTGGTCGACGCTGGCCTGGTCGAGTTCGCGGATCGCGCGTTTGCGGCCGAGCATGCGCCCCGCGCCGTGGTTCACGCTATAGCAGCTCACGCTCGCGCCCGGATCGGCGACCATCACGCTGGATCCTGCCTGTGGGTTGCCCGGCAGCAGGATCGGGTGGCCGGTGTTTTCGTAGATCGAACCCTTGAGCGCGTGGTGGCCCGCTGGGAACGCACGGGTCGCTCCCTTGCGATGCACCCACGCTGGTTGGTTGTCGACGATCTCCCGCCGCGCGATGTTGTGGCTGATGAAGTAGACGAGTTCCCCCTTCACGCCCGGAAACACTTGCTGAAACGCCTCGAGCACGAGGACGTTGATCAGCAGGTGATTGAGCGTGGCGAAGTTGGCGCCGAGGGCCATGTCGTCGAGATACGCGTCGGCTTCGGGCGTGCCGAGCGGCGCGTAGACGAGTTCGCGGTCCTCGCCTGGCAGCGGAATATCCCACTGCGCAAACTTGTGCTGCAGCGCGCGAAACTGTCCCATGGCCAGGTTATGGCCGATGCCGCGCGAACCGCAGTGCGACAAAAACGCGACCTTACCATTCTGCAGACCGAACACATCGGCGGCAGCGCGAGCGCGGTCGTTGTCTTCAACGTGCACGACTTCGCACTCGCCGAAATGATTACCGCCGCCGTACGAGCCGAGCTGCTGCACCTTTTCGGTGAACTTGTTAAACGTGCTCACGCGCAGATGCTTTTCCAGGCGATCGCCGAGGGCATCGTGCGTTTCATCATGACCAACGTGTGCATGGTCTTCGCACCGCTGGGCCCAATGCGTAGGAATGCCGAGCTGCGTGCAAACCGCTGCCGAAGCACCTTCGCGCAGCAACTGCTTACCCGTTTCCACCTCGATCTTACGGCCGTTCTTCGCATGCCGCTGACCACGACCCGCACCCGTGGGAATGCGTTCGCAAACCGCATTGATCAGCGCACGCCGGACCGGCCGATCGACGATCGCTTCCGCGTCGAGATCGAGCTGCAGCAAGCTCATCGAGCACTTGATGTCGACGCCCACCGGCCCTGGATAAACGTGCGTCGGCGACACGAGCACGCAACCGACCGGTGCACCGTAGCCGCAATGGCCATCAGGATTGAGCACGAGCTCGCTCACCCCCGGCGCGAGCCGAGAGTTCACTGCCTGGCGGAGGCAGCCTTCATCGAAGGTGCCGCGAATGGCTTCGGTGCCGATGACCGTAATCGGCTTGGTCTTTCCGCCGGTGGGGAGAATGGCGGTGGCTTCGCCGGTGGGGATGATTTCGTGCATGGGTTGGTTCTTTGTTCTTTGTTCTTTGTTCGTAGTTCTTTGTATTTGCTCCCTCGCCCCGCTTCGGGGAGAGGGTTGGGGTGAGGGGTTGAAGCGGAATCAAATCTCGGCATGCAGTAAGGATTTCCAGCGTTTCAAGATCACCGCTGCATTTATCACCTAATGAAATCTAGTCGTCGCACAGTTCTGCCCCTCCCCCGGCCCTCTCCCCGAAGCGGGGAGAGGGAGTAGGCACAAGGGATCACGCGGAGACATCTGCCGGCACGACGAAAGGGATGAAACATTTCCGCGCTCTGCCGTTGAGCTACAGCCCCTGTTGTTGCTGCGAGCACGCAGGTTGATGCTGCATGCTTCGCAAGTGGAGCTGGCGGGAGTCGAACCCGCTGCCTCGTCTTCCTAAAAGATGTAGTTCCATCGGCATTCGTGCCGGCAGGTGTCTCCGAGTGTAGTGATTTAAAAAGCCGACGACAAAAATTGCCGAGAGTTCTCTGCAACGCGATTCATTGCTGAACCGCGCGGCAGGGCGGGATTCGAACCCGCTGAGGCACCATGTACTCCCAGGCGGCATTCGTCGGTGTTTCGAGTTGGTTCGTTGATTTTTGAAAAACAGCCAGGCCGACAAAGGTTTGTTGAGATCCATTTGGAAGATGTAGTCCCAACGGCATTCGGCCTGATTGTTTCTCTACTTGCCTGATTCTTGTTTGATCCAAGTCTTCTCACGGACCGGCCCCTCACCCTAACCCTCTCCCCGGAGTACCGAGGAGAGGGAACAGGATTTAGGAGGTCTCTCACTAGTGAGGGACTTTACAACTTCATCTTCTGGATCTCGCGCACCCAGTGGTCTTTGTTGCTACTGCCGTTGGCGACGTCGGCGAGCATTGTGAAGACCTGATCGCTAAAGCCGCCGACGTTGATGATGTCTGCTCGCTCCGGAGCCTGCGTCGTCGACGTCGGCTGCAGATCGATGCACACCATCTTCGCGTGCGGGTTCCGCTGCTTGAACTTCGCCCATTCTTGCAGCGTCGCGGTCGCGCTGCCGCCGAAGCGGCCGTGCGTACCCGAGTCGATCCACGATTCGTTGTCCGAAACATAGACGATCAGGTCGGCGCTGGCCTTGCGCTCGTTCAAGTGCTTCAGCGGAGCGCTGCAGTTCGTACCGCCGGCTGGCAACGACGTGAGCGCCTTGGCACTCGTCATTACCGAATCGCGCGGGTTGAGCCGCAGACGCACCACATCCGACTCGAACGGGATCACTTCCGCCCGCGGGTTTCGCCGCAGGATGGCCGCCGCCACGAGGGCAGCGACATCGATGCAGCGAACCTTGGACGTCGCACCTACACGCACGCCCGTTACCGGCGAGTGCATGCTACCGGAGACGTCCGGGCAAACCACGACGCGGCCCGGCACGTGCGGCACGTTGCTGATGGCGAGCTCCATCGCGTCTTGCAGCGCCTCACGGATTTCGTGCGGCACTGTTTCCGACGCATTCAGGAACGCGGCCAGCAACTGGTACGGAAACACGCGAGCCTCTTCGATCAGCCGCGGGTTGCGCAGCCGGTTCGCAATCAGCTCGACGAGCTTCTCGCACTTGAAGACCTCGTGCCGTTCGAACGTGTTGAGGTTCATCCGCGTCATTTGCCAGGGCGCATTGCGAGCGATCTGCTTCCAGTCGCCCGCGGCCAGCGGCAAGGACGTCAACATTTGGAAAGGAACGTTCGGCACGTTGCCCTTCCGCTGCTTCGGATGAGTCTTGAACACTTCGTACTCCTGTACGACCTCCGGCAATTCCGCATGGATGTATTTCCGGCCGAGCAGGTACGCAAACAGCGCGGCCCGCGACGTGGTCGCCGGCTTCGGGTGAACGAGCTTGATCACGTCGGCCAGCGACGGATCGTTGCCGACCGAACCCGCGAACAACTGCACGTCGCTGCGCGACTCGATCCATTGCTGGATCAGCCGCTTCGGCAACGTACCGAGGCTCTTGCGGCCCACGACACCCGACCGCATGATCTGCACGAAGTTGCGGAGCATCTTCGGCGAGTCGATCACGCGATCGAAAATCTCAGCCATCAAGCCTGGCCCCTTCACCGACAACACGGCCAGCAGCAGCGCCGGCATGTCCTTCATGAACCCCTTTTGCCGCGAGTAGAGCGCCACGCGAGCGATGAACTCCGGCGCCACTTTTTGGCAGAGCTTCAGAACGGCAGCGAGTTGCTCATCGCCCGTCGCATAGAACGTGCTGTTGAGGCAGCCCGTCACGGCGTACTGAGCGAGTGCTTGTTCAGCCGAGCGCGAATAGGCCAGGCCGCCGGCTTCATTGCGAGCATTTGCCGGCGGCAGCAAAGCACCCTTGATCGATTGAAACAGCGACTTGTTGGCCACGATTGATTCTCCCTATTCAGCGACTTGATTCGTTGATGCGGGGAGGTAAAGCACGGCCAGTGCCAGAGCGAACAAAGATTTCGAATAATCGCGCAAGATGCTCCTGACAATGCACTTATGCCAATCTGCAGTTTGCCATCTGCGATCTGCAATCAGCCATTCGCGATAACTTGCTATCGTCGTTTATAATTAATTCTATGAACCAACCCCGCCATCACGTCGTCATCGGTATCGTCGGCAGCAAGCTCGATGCGGGCTTGGGGGAGAAACGTTGGAACCACTGGCGGCCCAGCGTGGCGCTTTGCCAGTACGACGACCTGCTCGTTGAGCGCTTCGAGTTGCTGCATCACGCTCACGATCGCAAGTTGGCCGAGGTGCTGAAGGCCGATATCGAATCGGTCTCGCCAGAGACGACCGTGCGATTGCACGAACTACCGATTCGCGACCCGTGGGATTTCGAAGAGGTCTTCGGCGTGCTGTACCAGTTCGCTCGCAACACAAAGTTCAAGACCGACGACGAAGACTATTTGATCCACATCACCACTGGTTCGCATGTGCAGCAGATCTGTTTGTTCCTGCTCGCCGAGTCGCGGCACTTGCCGGGGAAGCTGCTGCAGACTTCGCCGCCGAATCCGCATCGCAAGGAC contains:
- a CDS encoding GDP-mannose 4,6-dehydratase, encoding MSILITGAAGFFGSHLIPLLLETSDDRLICLDNFNDSYSPERKWANLAPFSDQPRVKIVAGDIRDVQLLRNTFERNQVTQVIHLAAHAGVRRSVDEPMEYTDNNVNGTTAVLEQCRKQPLERVVIASSSTVYGKQATVPFVEDAPLGTPASPYGATKRATELLAQTYHELHGVPAVCIRPFSAIGPRLRPDLGMSIFARTMLAGEPLPLLGDGSVRRDFTHVHDICVGIASALTADNVVGECINLGHDQPWTIRELINLLERELGCQAKIKHLPPNAADLPATCADLTKARRLLNYEPRIDLAQAVREFAVWFRQEGVFAQRSSSSSAPADILPFRAPRTDKTPRRRAA
- a CDS encoding beta strand repeat-containing protein gives rise to the protein MSSTKRRAATARRQTTRRQFLQLEQLEERSVLAGNVTIMEAGGIVTMLGDNADNQVTVTLSGTNGAVITGQNGTTITNGLTGAKGSTQNVANFATFLNVNMLGGNDSLTFNGSTTQQLRVSSASLINLGEGNDTLRFNNFSAAGGLIVYGGGGDDTVEGLKSTDSTVNGGLRVNGVTVLNLGNGNDNLTLRNSAFNKSFVADGGLGNDKFDFTNNEFRNFTSISGSLGNDSFNNSGNTYTLPPFVTGMETTTTAQPPVAVADSATVAEGGSTVINVLTNDTAPVGSTIVPGSVAIVTQPTRGTVSVNTTTGAITYTHNGSETTSDSFTYRVTAANGAVSAPATVSLTVTPVNDAPVAVADAYTVNEGSTTTLNLAQNDTDVDSQLNLASIVITQQPTNGTVTVNNDGTVTYVANVGTATSDSFQYTIADQGVAPNGGAVSQPATVTITLTQVANAPTISAIDDLTTNEDTATAAIPFTVGDAETPVANLTVTAVSDNATLVPNNAANITLGGSGSARTIVITPAANQSGTATITVTVTDGDNQTATETFVVTVAPINDAPTITGAADITTLEDTATAAQTITVGDIETAAADLTVSATSSDVNVVANNGIAITGSGATRQVVVTPVANAFGTSTITLTVSDGTTTSQQTFVVTVTSVNDAPTLAAIDPVTVAVGTPIDPVNLSYSDVETLASDLVFSATSDNTDLITNAGLQFVGSGATRSLQITPEAGVTGSANITVRVTDAAGDFTEQIFTVVIDSPPTISAIADQTVTGTSVGPLPFTIGDTQTATADLTVSATSSNTDLVPVANIVFGGSEANRAVTVTPVSGVTGTSTITVTVTDASGLTASETFLVTVQAANTLPTITPDPIADINVDEDAPIASFVITVNDAETAGSALDVSATSSNTALIPNSGISISTTGNDRTVSITPTPDAFGTAIITIEVDDGNGGITSRSFTVNIASVNDAPVAGSTTVTVLEGSTTVIDLGALSSDVDSALNTASGIVVTPSATSHGTLNLNGDGTVTYVHDGSETTSDSFTYTIADIQGNVSAPATVNITITPVNDAPVAGDDENVVSFVVGSSIPVAVSGNVLTNDTDVDTAHALLAVSAQQSGTVGQEVQLTYGDLTINSDGSYTYTVDPALVDQIVTDVDEVFSYTVSDGDLTDIATLTIHLQFVTA
- a CDS encoding dihydrodipicolinate synthase family protein, which gives rise to MPTHHFTQPLRGIVPPVVTPLTGRDRLDRDALAHLVERMIDGGVAGLFVLGTTGEAPALDYRLRYELVEAAAELIAGRVPLLVGVTDPSLTESLDLARHSSECGAAAIVAAPPYYFPLQQRDLVRYFTLLADESPLPVFLYNMPACVKIDISLETIATCTRHANICGVKDSGGNLDYFKQLLTLREQRRDWTFLIGPEHLLAESVLLGGDGGVNGGANLHPCLFVDWFAAAVARDLPRIAALREQVQLLGQIYRQADEFMAVVRGLKCALSIAGLCSDQLCEPVTACDATTRSRIAAIVEQLGLLPAESPLALMHRGEA
- a CDS encoding RtcB family protein, translating into MHEIIPTGEATAILPTGGKTKPITVIGTEAIRGTFDEGCLRQAVNSRLAPGVSELVLNPDGHCGYGAPVGCVLVSPTHVYPGPVGVDIKCSMSLLQLDLDAEAIVDRPVRRALINAVCERIPTGAGRGQRHAKNGRKIEVETGKQLLREGASAAVCTQLGIPTHWAQRCEDHAHVGHDETHDALGDRLEKHLRVSTFNKFTEKVQQLGSYGGGNHFGECEVVHVEDNDRARAAADVFGLQNGKVAFLSHCGSRGIGHNLAMGQFRALQHKFAQWDIPLPGEDRELVYAPLGTPEADAYLDDMALGANFATLNHLLINVLVLEAFQQVFPGVKGELVYFISHNIARREIVDNQPAWVHRKGATRAFPAGHHALKGSIYENTGHPILLPGNPQAGSSVMVADPGASVSCYSVNHGAGRMLGRKRAIRELDQASVDQSFDAADILTNCRSYPKDEAPAAYKDFEEVLRSVALAGLATEVARLKARFVIKDGDAADD
- a CDS encoding RNA-binding protein, which translates into the protein MANKSLFQSIKGALLPPANARNEAGGLAYSRSAEQALAQYAVTGCLNSTFYATGDEQLAAVLKLCQKVAPEFIARVALYSRQKGFMKDMPALLLAVLSVKGPGLMAEIFDRVIDSPKMLRNFVQIMRSGVVGRKSLGTLPKRLIQQWIESRSDVQLFAGSVGNDPSLADVIKLVHPKPATTSRAALFAYLLGRKYIHAELPEVVQEYEVFKTHPKQRKGNVPNVPFQMLTSLPLAAGDWKQIARNAPWQMTRMNLNTFERHEVFKCEKLVELIANRLRNPRLIEEARVFPYQLLAAFLNASETVPHEIREALQDAMELAISNVPHVPGRVVVCPDVSGSMHSPVTGVRVGATSKVRCIDVAALVAAAILRRNPRAEVIPFESDVVRLRLNPRDSVMTSAKALTSLPAGGTNCSAPLKHLNERKASADLIVYVSDNESWIDSGTHGRFGGSATATLQEWAKFKQRNPHAKMVCIDLQPTSTTQAPERADIINVGGFSDQVFTMLADVANGSSNKDHWVREIQKMKL